The genomic DNA TTATCATCTGGTCCAAAAAGTTTGTCTTCTGGTCCAGAAATAACCACTGCGTCTCTTCTGGTCCAAAAAGTGTGTCCTTTGGTCCACAAAGTTTGTCCTCTTGTCCAAAAATAACCACAGGGTGTCATCTCGTCCTCTGCTTCAATAAtaatcacagtttgaatgagtttcaatgaggacatttttgaccataaggtgtgtgagtgtgagtattttagttcaCGTTGTTTTTCaatagactaaaaataaaaaatacatggaaacaAAATTGAAAACTTGCTAAACCTGGCATAAGTTTTTAACAAtctgcatgaaaacaaattaaaagccAGAAACACGTCGTGATTAGAGTGTGACagtaaacacatcatttatctttattaataTTCCTAcaatcaaacagaaaacactggagatgtgtttctgttgtttttttaaaaaacaacaaaaagcagctTCAAAGTGACCTTCATGTTACATTTGAACAAGAACACAACTGTGCCTGATCTAAGCCTGGAATGGAATGGAACCAGAATTAATAtagaagggtgtgtgtgtgtgtgtgtgtgtggtcacagtggCTGATGGTTGGGGCGTGTCCTGTCGCACATGTGATTCTTGTTATttataaaagagagagagagtccctCTTTCATTAGcgaaagagaaaacaagcaaacaggAACTCACCCGTCTGTCTTGGTCTTCTCGTCCTCAGCCTCACTGTGTCCTGCTGGCGTCCAAAGAAAACTCGGCCCCGGTGAAGCTGGGCGGCTTCGGAGTCGCCATCCAGCTCGGAGAGTCAGGACTGGTGGCAggaggtttgtttgtgtcattatcAGTGtctgctgtgagcgccccctacacCCAGACAAAGACATAACAGAAGACGTCTTTATATCTACGTCTTTAACTCACGgtgagacaggaaactgaagttagtaaagcactcactctcccacaccaaaagcTCATAGAGAacaaagcagtgattttaacggggccacacacacacacacacacacacacacacaggagttaaGCTGATCCAATTGccgcctccatcactgagttctaatgtcttattttgtcacttcagtgtttgttaacctcagtgacacaaagtgaccacacgaggcagcagaggaccagcagctaaaatcactggttttctctctgggctttggtgtgggagagtgagtcgaGTATTTTGTGTAGTggttaaaatatgacatttatctaatgtgtgtgtgagtacctCATACAGctacactataaaaaaaacatgacctgTCCCTTTCAGTAAAGCAGCGGTCCCCAACCtttttaatgtcagacaatattttcacAGACCTTTAATGTGTGGTggacaaatacaacaaaataaaatgatacgacCGGCTGttttctaaatataataataataatataataataataatagtaataacgtGAATCCACTGTGTACGCACATTTATCAGCAGCGTCCTCGTAACATCGCACCAACCATGTGTGTCAGCGGGGGAAGAAATGGACGCTGCTGCTGAAAAAacctttttgtgtctttgcattAGAAATCTGTAGTTTAGCTTTTCCAGAGGAAAAAAGACGATAGTTTTGTATTAAAATTGTTTCTGAAACAAATAGATTTTATAGATgtaagtttattatttaaaaattaaaaatgttgttctACTTTGATGCTTGCTCAAACATGACCTCGAGTTGAAACATTTTGGGCTCGATCTCATTTTTAAGATACGATATCTGATTAAAAtattgtctaaaaataaatgaccaaaacatttaaaaagcccGGTACCAATTGACCCACGTACCGGTACCGGTCTGCGGCCCGGGGGTTGGGTCTGTCTCTGCAGTAAAGAACAAGTGGAGAAAGTCCACTTTGACTTTACCAGGTTGAAACCAGCTCATgtagttttcagtttcagtgtggaaatgaaaacatttgtttgtttttaagaaagtTCACTTTAGTTTCCTCTTTACACACAAAGGAAGAGAAGATGAGTGTGTGACAGGGGAAGAGATCATCTCATAAacatgttctgtctgtctgtctgtctgtctgtgtgtgtgtgtgtctgtctgtgtgtctgtcaggtcGCGTGGGCACGCCTCACTTCATGGCTCCAGAGGTGGTGAAGCGAGAGCCGTACGGTAAGCCTGTGGATGTTTGGGGCTGTGGCgtcatcctcttcatcctcctctcagGCTGTCTGCCCTTCTACGGCACCAAGGAGCGACTGTTTGAAGGCGTCTGTAAAGGCAAATACAAGGTGATGAAGAtccacactgcagctgcaccagtGTCCTCAGTCTACaccaggggccacatacagcacaatgtgatctcaagtgggccggaccagtcaaataatagcataataacctatgacctgacatttcttgagaaatataagtgcaatttcaacaatatcatgctttaatgtactatttacacatcacactggatctataaaggcacaaacatttagtcacaggtatctggaagtgaaaaatattgcatttgacattacgtttagattgtaa from Solea senegalensis isolate Sse05_10M unplaced genomic scaffold, IFAPA_SoseM_1 scf7180000016758, whole genome shotgun sequence includes the following:
- the LOC122763361 gene encoding peripheral plasma membrane protein CASK-like, which encodes RERVPLSLAKEKTSKQELTRLSWSSRPQPHCVLLASKENSAPVKLGGFGVAIQLGESGLVAGGRVGTPHFMAPEVVKREPYGKPVDVWGCGVILFILLSGCLPFYGTKERLFEGVCKGKYKMNPRQWSQISESAKDLVRRMLMLDPAERITVYEALNHPWLKERDRYSYKIHLPETVEQLRKFNARRKLKVHKTSSHGDASAAVKHLECVLEEISCYPENHEAKELRRILTQPHFM